A DNA window from Verrucomicrobiia bacterium contains the following coding sequences:
- the rpmJ gene encoding 50S ribosomal protein L36 → MKVRASVKKLCDNCKVVRRKGVIRVICTNARHKQRQG, encoded by the coding sequence ATGAAAGTTCGCGCATCAGTAAAAAAGCTTTGCGACAACTGCAAGGTCGTCCGGCGCAAAGGCGTCATCCGTGTCATTTGCACGAATGCCCGCCACAAACAACGTCAAGGATAA
- a CDS encoding prepilin-type N-terminal cleavage/methylation domain-containing protein, with protein MTLQFHSGRRESGSAGLFQAYRSRAGDGFTLVELLVVIAIIAILAGLLFPALARSRSRALALGCVNNTRQLTFAWSLYSGDNGDRLVYNLGGVVGSNSLLNVAPAGQPNWVDNVMDWTTAPANTNTAFVSTSLLGPYTGYSASIYRCPADRVLSDAQKNAGFTARVRSVSMNAMIGDPGNLLVSGGNINNKGYRQFLKDGEILNPSGIFVFLDEHPDSINDGYFVEQSPSPLPGYANPDYNWVDMPGSYHNGGCSFSFADGHSEIHHWQFNSTCPPPVPDTLALPLWIDSSESADFIWLFQRMSLPSGN; from the coding sequence GTGACACTTCAATTCCATAGCGGCAGACGTGAGAGCGGTTCGGCTGGGTTGTTTCAAGCTTACCGGTCTCGCGCTGGCGATGGTTTTACCCTGGTTGAATTACTCGTCGTAATTGCCATTATTGCGATCCTTGCGGGGTTGCTTTTCCCCGCGTTGGCACGCTCGCGCTCGCGCGCCCTTGCCCTCGGTTGCGTGAACAATACGCGTCAATTAACCTTCGCATGGTCGCTTTATTCCGGCGATAACGGGGATCGTTTGGTTTACAATCTCGGCGGCGTGGTCGGCAGCAACAGCCTTCTAAACGTCGCCCCGGCCGGCCAGCCCAACTGGGTGGACAACGTCATGGATTGGACAACTGCTCCGGCGAATACCAACACCGCATTCGTCTCGACCTCGCTGCTTGGACCTTACACCGGTTATTCGGCGAGCATTTATAGATGCCCCGCCGATCGCGTGCTAAGCGACGCCCAAAAAAATGCCGGTTTCACCGCGCGGGTGCGCAGCGTCTCGATGAATGCAATGATTGGCGATCCCGGCAACCTGCTCGTCTCCGGCGGCAATATTAACAACAAAGGTTACCGCCAATTTCTCAAGGACGGCGAAATTTTAAATCCGTCGGGAATTTTTGTTTTTCTCGACGAACATCCTGACAGCATCAACGACGGTTATTTTGTCGAGCAATCGCCATCTCCCTTGCCGGGATATGCCAACCCTGATTATAATTGGGTGGACATGCCGGGCTCCTATCACAACGGTGGCTGTAGTTTTTCTTTTGCGGACGGACACTCGGAAATTCATCATTGGCAGTTCAACAGCACCTGCCCACCACCCGTGCCCGATACTCTTGCGCTGCCGCTATGGATTGACTCTTCTGAAAGCGCTGACTTCATCTGGCTTTTTCAACGGATGTCCTTGCCTTCGGGAAATTGA
- the rpsK gene encoding 30S ribosomal protein S11 yields the protein MAEEKKKPAPKKEAKPEGAAEEKTAAKAGEAKPAKKPAAGAEGAAEAKPAEGVVAAAVAPTAAELLADDPNAKKIIKAKGAKNISTGIANILATFNNTQVSITDLHGNLLGWSSAGRVGFKGSRKSTAYAAQQVAQDAARQAMAHGMREIEVRVKGPGSGRESAIRALQAIGLEVTVIKDVTPVPHNGCRPRKKRRV from the coding sequence ATGGCTGAAGAAAAAAAGAAACCGGCTCCCAAAAAGGAAGCGAAACCCGAAGGCGCCGCCGAGGAAAAGACGGCCGCCAAAGCCGGCGAAGCGAAGCCCGCGAAGAAACCCGCTGCCGGTGCTGAAGGCGCTGCTGAAGCGAAACCTGCCGAAGGCGTCGTCGCCGCGGCTGTGGCTCCCACCGCGGCGGAGTTGCTCGCGGACGATCCCAATGCCAAGAAAATCATCAAGGCCAAGGGTGCGAAAAATATTTCCACCGGCATCGCGAACATCCTCGCGACCTTCAACAACACCCAGGTAAGCATCACGGATTTGCACGGCAATTTGCTGGGCTGGTCCAGTGCCGGCCGGGTGGGTTTCAAGGGTTCGCGCAAGAGCACCGCGTATGCGGCGCAGCAAGTCGCTCAGGACGCCGCCCGCCAGGCGATGGCCCACGGCATGCGCGAAATCGAAGTGCGCGTGAAGGGTCCTGGCTCCGGCCGTGAATCGGCCATCCGCGCTCTCCAGGCCATCGGCCTCGAAGTCACCGTCATCAAGGACGTCACGCCCGTTCCCCACAACGGCTGCCGCCCGCGCAAGAAACGCCGCGTTTAA
- the rplQ gene encoding 50S ribosomal protein L17 → MRHLKRTAKLGRTGTHRNAMLANLVCSLIKHKRVTTTLAKAKAARSVAEKMVTLAKAGTVHDRRLAAARLHQEDAVKILFNELAPVQKERHGGYTRIVKLHQRQGDASQLAILEWVDATAAAEPAPEAKAETETKPEGEAKPKKAKKAKKEEASAEAKA, encoded by the coding sequence ATGCGACACCTTAAACGAACCGCCAAGCTGGGCCGTACCGGCACGCACCGCAATGCGATGCTCGCCAACCTGGTTTGCAGCCTGATCAAACACAAACGCGTCACCACTACGCTGGCCAAAGCCAAAGCCGCGCGTTCTGTCGCCGAAAAAATGGTCACTCTCGCCAAGGCCGGCACGGTCCACGACCGCCGTCTCGCCGCCGCGCGTTTGCACCAGGAAGACGCCGTGAAGATCCTCTTCAACGAACTCGCTCCCGTCCAGAAAGAGCGCCACGGTGGTTACACCCGCATCGTGAAGTTGCACCAACGCCAGGGCGATGCTTCGCAGTTGGCCATCCTTGAATGGGTGGACGCAACGGCCGCCGCTGAGCCCGCTCCTGAAGCGAAGGCTGAAACGGAAACCAAGCCGGAAGGCGAAGCCAAGCCTAAGAAAGCCAAGAAGGCCAAAAAGGAAGAAGCTTCTGCTGAAGCGAAAGCTTAA
- the rpsD gene encoding 30S ribosomal protein S4, with translation MARYTGPRVRISRRFGVPIFGPSKYLERRNYGPGVHGPKSRRKHTDYGLGLIEKQKLRYYYGLMERQFRGVYERALRRRGVTGEQMLQILETRLDNVAFHLGFAATRSASRQLISHGHVKVNGRKVNIPSFALKVNDIVEVKESNVSRQLATKNMEMATSRAVPDWLSLNKEGFKGVIMRIPTRDEIQPIANEQAVVEFYSR, from the coding sequence ATGGCTCGTTATACAGGTCCCCGCGTTCGCATCAGCCGCCGTTTCGGCGTGCCCATCTTTGGCCCCTCGAAATATCTCGAGCGCCGCAATTACGGCCCCGGCGTTCACGGCCCGAAGTCCCGCCGCAAGCACACGGATTACGGCCTCGGCTTGATCGAGAAGCAAAAGTTGCGCTATTACTACGGCCTCATGGAACGCCAGTTCCGTGGTGTCTATGAGCGCGCACTCCGCCGCCGCGGTGTCACCGGCGAACAGATGTTGCAGATCCTCGAGACCCGCCTCGACAACGTCGCATTTCATCTCGGTTTTGCCGCCACGCGTTCCGCGTCGCGCCAGTTGATCAGCCACGGCCACGTGAAGGTCAATGGCCGCAAGGTGAACATCCCTTCGTTCGCGCTCAAGGTGAACGATATCGTGGAAGTCAAAGAGTCCAATGTCTCGCGCCAGCTTGCCACCAAGAACATGGAAATGGCGACCAGCCGCGCGGTGCCCGATTGGCTTTCGTTGAACAAGGAAGGCTTCAAAGGCGTGATTATGCGCATCCCTACCCGGGATGAAATCCAGCCGATCGCGAACGAGCAGGCCGTTGTTGAATTTTATTCCCGTTAA
- the infA gene encoding translation initiation factor IF-1: protein MARADAIEVEGSVVEALPHAMYRVELANGHRVLAHFKGQARKNAVSLAAGDKVMLEMSLFDLSNGCIVSNEKKL from the coding sequence ATGGCCCGAGCGGATGCCATCGAAGTTGAAGGCTCAGTAGTGGAAGCTTTGCCGCACGCGATGTATCGGGTCGAGTTGGCCAACGGACATCGGGTGCTGGCGCATTTTAAGGGCCAGGCCCGCAAAAACGCGGTGAGTTTGGCGGCTGGCGATAAGGTAATGTTAGAGATGTCGCTGTTCGATTTGTCGAACGGCTGCATAGTGAGCAACGAGAAAAAATTATGA
- a CDS encoding RNA polymerase sigma factor yields the protein MADELDFDTLVAQFYGPLYQFAYGLTRAEADASDLTQQTFYIWATKGHQLRDGSKVKTWLFTTLHREFLNMRRKVVRFPHSELEEMDHELPVIAPEMVNALDSIRAVELLERVGEPYQAALTLFYMEDCSYKDIAEILNVPLGTVQSRISRGLAQLQQLVTSPTPSQRESARKELHG from the coding sequence ATGGCTGATGAATTAGACTTCGATACGCTGGTGGCCCAATTTTACGGGCCGCTGTACCAGTTCGCTTATGGTCTGACGCGGGCAGAGGCCGACGCCAGTGATCTTACGCAACAAACATTTTACATTTGGGCCACCAAAGGCCATCAACTGCGGGATGGCTCCAAAGTGAAAACGTGGCTTTTTACCACCCTCCACCGGGAATTTCTGAACATGCGGCGCAAGGTCGTGCGGTTTCCCCATTCGGAATTGGAAGAGATGGACCACGAGTTGCCCGTCATCGCCCCGGAAATGGTGAATGCCCTTGATTCCATCCGCGCCGTCGAATTGCTTGAGCGCGTTGGTGAGCCCTATCAGGCGGCGTTGACACTTTTTTACATGGAAGACTGTTCTTACAAAGACATCGCCGAGATTTTGAATGTGCCGCTGGGAACCGTGCAATCGCGCATCTCCCGGGGGCTTGCACAACTGCAACAATTAGTCACCAGTCCCACCCCCAGCCAGCGCGAGTCGGCGCGAAAGGAGTTGCATGGATAG
- a CDS encoding DNA-directed RNA polymerase subunit alpha, with product MPVRLGRFEMPKRLTKEESTATETYAKFVAEPFETGYGHTIGNSLRRVLLSSLEGAAITSIKIDGAMHEFTTVDGVVEDVTDIVLNLKKILFKAHSREPQTLLLSVNKEGEVLAGDIELNQNIELVNPKQHICTLDKKKKFEMELEVKVGRGFCPGDENKKPNQAIGVVAIDSLFSPVTRVRYAVESARVGQRTDYDRLLIEIWTDGRISPDDSLTQASAILQHHLDVFVGYDKNAIEFEEVVDKQDEEKTKLKKLLGMSVNEIELSVRAANCLNNANITTVGQLAMKTEAEMLKYRNFGKKSLNEIKEKLSSLGLTLGMTFDADTLETPKEDAAAVAATVE from the coding sequence ATGCCAGTACGTTTAGGACGTTTCGAAATGCCCAAACGGTTGACCAAGGAAGAGTCAACCGCAACGGAAACCTACGCCAAGTTTGTCGCCGAACCCTTTGAAACCGGTTATGGCCACACTATCGGCAATTCCCTGCGCCGCGTGTTGCTCTCTTCTCTCGAAGGAGCGGCCATCACCTCGATCAAGATTGACGGCGCCATGCACGAATTCACCACTGTTGACGGTGTGGTGGAAGATGTCACCGACATCGTGCTCAACTTGAAGAAAATTTTGTTCAAGGCCCACAGCCGTGAACCGCAGACGCTCTTGCTTTCCGTGAACAAGGAAGGCGAAGTGCTCGCCGGCGATATCGAGCTGAACCAGAACATTGAACTTGTCAATCCCAAGCAGCACATCTGCACGCTCGACAAGAAGAAAAAATTTGAGATGGAGCTTGAAGTCAAAGTCGGTCGCGGCTTTTGCCCGGGCGATGAAAACAAAAAGCCCAACCAAGCCATTGGCGTGGTCGCGATTGACTCGTTGTTCTCGCCCGTGACGCGCGTGCGTTACGCAGTCGAGAGCGCGCGTGTCGGTCAGCGCACGGATTATGACCGTTTGCTGATTGAGATCTGGACGGATGGACGCATTTCGCCGGATGACTCGCTCACGCAAGCCTCGGCTATTCTCCAGCATCATTTGGATGTGTTCGTCGGCTACGACAAGAACGCCATCGAATTCGAAGAAGTGGTGGACAAGCAGGACGAGGAAAAGACCAAGCTCAAGAAACTGCTCGGCATGAGCGTGAACGAAATCGAGCTGAGCGTCCGCGCCGCCAACTGCCTCAACAACGCGAACATCACGACCGTCGGCCAGTTGGCCATGAAGACCGAAGCTGAGATGCTCAAATACCGCAACTTCGGCAAAAAATCCCTCAACGAAATCAAAGAGAAGCTGTCCTCGCTCGGCTTGACTTTGGGCATGACCTTCGACGCGGACACGCTCGAAACGCCCAAGGAAGACGCCGCCGCTGTGGCCGCCACCGTGGAATAA
- the rpsM gene encoding 30S ribosomal protein S13, whose translation MARIIGVEIPGEKRIDIALRYIYGIGPVNAKVILEKAKIDPSIRAKDLNEQQMSQIVHAIQDGKYVIEGDLRRELGMNLKRLQGIKCYRGIRHLRSLPVRGQRTQTNARTRKGPRKTVGVQRNPNAKTGIH comes from the coding sequence ATGGCACGCATTATTGGAGTGGAAATTCCCGGCGAGAAGCGCATTGATATCGCACTTCGCTACATCTACGGCATCGGCCCGGTCAACGCCAAGGTCATCCTCGAAAAAGCGAAGATTGACCCGAGCATCCGCGCGAAGGACCTGAACGAGCAGCAGATGTCGCAGATCGTTCACGCCATCCAGGACGGCAAATACGTCATCGAGGGCGATCTGCGCCGCGAACTGGGCATGAACCTCAAGCGCCTTCAGGGCATCAAGTGTTACCGCGGCATTCGCCATCTGCGCAGTCTGCCCGTCCGCGGCCAGCGCACCCAGACGAATGCGCGCACGCGCAAAGGCCCGCGCAAGACTGTCGGCGTGCAACGCAATCCCAACGCCAAAACCGGCATCCACTAA